aatttccctgattttgagaatttctttttcattttgcttgtaaatattttttgaatgatgctgccgcgcccccttttaaaaaacgttcctggaaattaattactgtaaatatatagtgaataaaataaatgtgagcattcatccaaatgagagcaagttacaactgtttcctatttaaaaataaaaaagatgtccccattcgttagctttgcaagatttttagacgattttggtatttatatttcagcagatttacaataactacttagagttatttccccttattgtgacgtcaaagttcacgtcggtcaagtgtcgtctgtctctttgaaaaaaaccctgaaaaaaacccctaagtgaaatatactgttttgtttacttaaaaagcatgatattcttgaaattacacaatttatctgtttctcaaaagttttactttgattctcgcgagatggaatcaagtctagtgagaccgtccgacattgataaattgcattgtgggtcgaaatttactgactccgaaaaattctgtggGATCAATGCAATCGGCAATCCTCGGCTGATTCCGCTACGCTCCATACAAACGTTAATGTCGAGTGCGCGAGACATCCGAGTAGTTCCGAGTggggatcaatgtgcaagaaatccattgtgacgtcactcgaaggaacgacaactctgttagtcttatgtaatggaattattttatttacaatgcatgatgtacatagtcttttatcttgttttcgtgagagtgtgaaatgggaaaccatatttacagggaattactgggacgattaaaacaaggcattactggtccgatttactgacgccaaaaaaatccgttgaatgaatgtgcaactagtccgaattttctattcacacacgccttgccggtagagctcgcttcgcgccggcgctgcgcgccggcgagctgcgctcgctataataaattttattttgttgaacctTTAAAGTTGTGTGTTTTTTCTAAGGTTTgtggttgggtttttttcctgatagaaagttaggtttttgagttttgggtggacgctaaacaaagaaaaaacttgcAATGGCCTGATCGTGAATTGTCTTGTAAGCCTGCGAGGTGTATACGAGTTGGAATGAAATACATCTATCATTAtcaccatttttattttctttgtacataaacgataaagaaaattaccttgttgataaaaatatagctGGTTTACAAAGTTTTTATCACATCAACAGAATTGGGATGTACAACTCTTGCGATCCATTTTGCTACTGATGCTGTAATCGTGGCAGAATCTGTCGATTGTAATTAAAACTCATGGTATGTGAAGTGGGCGTAAAAACTTGTAAAGAGAGTTAATTgaatgtttaatttacaaagATCAAACAAAGGTCACTTTCAAAGTGATCATTgtgattgaattttattttagatcAATAAACAAATAAGTAGGCAAACCCTGAAAGCAATGTTTGGAATGATCTAAggtttatttattcatttttttttaaaatattgttaataaaaaattatactggCGCTACAGGACCATTTGTACAAAACTGGTACACTGACAGCAAGATTTCATCTTATGGCGTTATGTATAACATGTTTAAATGTAGAAGGTACTAACGTTGTTTTACCCGTAGGTGTTTTACCCATGAAAAATTCTTTGCCCTTAAATCATCATTTTCTAGCTGAGAAGTAAAGAAGATGGGGgcttatacaataaaataaaaggtttttcacttttttgaaattaaacattCAGTCGATGGATTTAATTTCATGTGTATTATATAACACTCACAATCACACATTTGGATGTAGTTTGTCGTTAGACAAGAGCAAGTTCAATATTTATCAATCAAACCAAAGAACTCGTATTGTACATAAGGAGCATAGAGGGTCAATCAAATGTACACAGATCGACGAAGACcctgtcatattttttttttatgaaaggaCGTCTTTATTGGCACATTAATTTAGGCACAGACATTGATTTTGTTGATGTATGGTTTCCATATGGTTAAAAAGTTTCTTCCTTTCCCGATTTTAAAGTTTAGAAGTCATTGGCATCATGTTTTAGACGTTTGTCgtaaatcaaattttgtatttCCACCCACctagtaaattcaaaatttactgaaTGACACGCTACCCttcatgaaaacaaaacattctgcTTTAAAAATTGGGAAACAAAGAACCCTTTTAACTGAAGATcgttttcaaaaattatgtaaatctGTCATTTTGATGCAGCATTTTTGATCATAGTTTTAGTCTTATAACTTTTCCTTTACggctttgtaaattttgttcgaAAACTGAAATTGTTAATGAGTACCACCGCCACTGTTGAACTGTGATTACCCCTAGATTTTGTAATCCAGATTATCGTTTATACCAAAATACTGCTATTTTTATCCACATGTGTTTAAATTTGAGCAActtattcatgtaaaaaataccaaaaatattgataaaaatatgttttataaaagcTACTAGTTCTCCTAGTAAGTTGATGGCCTTTACTCatttctttgttgttgtttttttgtcaCGAATGCCTATATTTGATACTAGTAGCTGTGTTCATTTTGAGATTTATTTGTCTGAACACTGTACTTTATATCAGTTTATGAGAATAAAGTCATTGTCATTGGTATTGTTGTATAGTTTGATACACACGTATATCTTATGTAAGATGTGTAGTactgtttttaaattaagatatgTGTTAAAAAATTCAGGTATACACGATCAATGTCATCTAGGTTTTCATAACCCAGGATTTCAAACCCATATAGCAACATTGGATCTATAAGACCAAGTGTGCTGAAATTGTCGTATCATCCgtcaagaatttaaaaaacaatttaaaaccaatttgaaaattaagtttaattatTTCGTAAATATATAAGTCCGCCCTCCATAGTTTTTCATCATGCAACCTTTCTATGTCAGTTCTCtgttaatatgatttttttttttacctctgacccattttaaacatatactgtttacatgtatgtacgtgTACAATTGCTTTATTTTCCgcttgtacatgtaccatatgttCGTAAGAAGCAATTACCGATTTTGGTAACAACTCTACAATCGAAATATCAAGAGCAGAATCTAATTAAAGGTATATGACCTTATAATTCATAATATGTCAGGATTAACcgtataattcatatttttcctGTTTTGGTAAAAGActtcttttttatctttaatattttaaaatgtatttcaatgatCCTGTTGTCAAATTGAATCACTGGGTTATGATCTGGTTTGGAGTTATCGCTCTTTGATTGATTAGTTAGTATACCATGAAGCAAAGGTGCCAGATTTCGCTCTTTATCGCTTTAACCTCGTTAACCGATTGTGAATCTTGTCAAAAGCTGGTCCAACAATTCCTACCTAGTGTGAATTCCTTATTTATGCAGGTTATGGTAGCTGTTTTACCATAGCGTGAATTCTCAATTTCCAAACCGGCGAGTTCAAACAGGCGACCAGGGGTCAATTAATCGACCCTTGTGTCATTACGGACAACTTTCAGGCCACAAGTTGTTAGATTCCATTTTGAGGTTAATTAATCTGCCTAATTAGTTGATATGGAGAGGACAGCCCTGGAGATCGGCCGGGTTTGATGTTATGTACAATTGGGTTGGATTTACTGTTAACCGTATCCGCGCCATTTCTATTAGTCAGTCCTTTATTCACATCTGTCTGTGTTTTTATTTCTACGGTTTGTTTTCTTGcaagatatttattttgattgctCCTTTCTTTGGGCAAAACAATCACTTTCAGTCCAAGTCTTTGTCGACATTTTTCGGTTTATCAATGGAAACTGAAGCACGCAATAATGAAATTCTTCACTTGATTTTGGATTTGGTTAATATCTAATATTGAGCAATTCTGTTGAACAAAGAATAATTATGCAttcttttctctctttttttaattttcaaaagaacCTTATGAATGATTTATAGTTCAAGAAATAGAATATATTTTACACATTAGAATACGGATAAATTATAACCTATCATTTTTATAACCCCTTTTatatagttttgagaagaaaatgctTTATGAAATGAGTTGTACATAATTTGAGAACATGCGTACTTCATGTATATTACCTGTCGTGAATTATGGACACTAGGAGCTTCTTACAGAATAGAGCTCTCTAAGTACTTGCAATATAAATGTGTTTAGTATTTGGCAAATTGAGTTGCAATTCATGTTATCTCAAATTTTACGCAATTTCGCCAATCTCTTCCCTTCCCAATATCTCAATTTGATACTTCCTCGGAATATGACAGAAATATGATATGCCGTTGTCCGCTCACACAGTAATAACAATTCTCCCCACCCTCACTCTTAATTTATTAGCGGTAAAAATCTAATTTAATGCAAAGTCGAATAAAACCGAAAGTTGTAAATCTACTCCCGTCCCATGGAAAGAATTAATAACGCATGCTTAATGGTGAAATCATTATGATACAAGAATACCGTATTCATTTAATATGCATAGAAATGCATATTTCattgtggtaaaaaaaaatcctacaatacatgtaaatgcatttgCGGACAATTTGAAATGAATTAGCGTCTTGGAAGCTATCTGTAATGGACCTGTCCATGATTATGCTGCACCGAGTGCATTGTGCATTGGACCTGGAGGTGCAACTAATCTCCTTGGTATTTGTTACTAAACAAGAGGACACGAAGAAAGACGAGTCAAAAATCTATTAATAGTTTTGACAGTTTCGCAAAATTCAAAGGGAGAATTCGCGGACGTGTGTGTTATTAATTTCGTTTTGATTCTTTGGATATTCTTAATAATGTTTCCCCGCACTTGGAAACATTGCTACGAATCACGCATCTCATCGATCTCCCGTATACAACGAGGAGAAAAATTTCTTCATCGGTCCCCGAAAATAGCGAGAATAATTAGAATCTAAATATCGGGCGCTGGGTAGACAGGGGTACCGGCATGAAGTTTATGACAGTGCTGGTCTGGCAAAAAATAATAAGACCTGTTATGGTTGCTCGGTAGAAATCCAGAATAAAGCAGGATTTAATAAGGgtgaaaatattaaagaattaagCATTGCGACATTCCGAATCGCTGGAAGATCAAGCGGGCAGGTGGCCACTTGCCTTTGAAGCGATGGTAGACAGTATAAAATCCCTTTGAATTAGGAAGTAATAATTTTGCTTCGATGGCtacattttataaaagaagTTGTCAGTCTTATGAATCCttgattatataaattttgtcaTAATATTTGGTCAGAGTATGAAAAAACTGGATTCAGATTAGCTTAACACGCGCTATTGAGGGGCACGTGCTGTAGTTCATCTAAAGACCCCGGCACGTGGCACAAATTCTTAGCGCCTTCTAACTGTCGCGTGTGCGTGTAGTTAATCTGAAAGAGTCCTTTTGGCAAATTAGTTTAGAACACATTAAGATCATGAGCTTATGATGTCACTCGAATATTCTATGTCGTTTATCTTAAGtgtttactctctctctctctctctctctctctctctctctctctctctctctctctctctctctctctctctctctctctctctctctctctctctctctccttttattgatttgtagattaattcaaaattcaaacaatgaACAAAGTTCGATGCTTTAACGGCTTTTTGATAAGTGATCTCCCCATAGGGCAGGGGTATCTTTGTCGGCTCTTCACTCGGCCTACGGAAGTATTAAACCGAACGCGGCCCGAGCGGGAGCCGCCTCAAATCCCCCCGAGTGTATTTGTTCATGGTCAGATGGGACTATCTCTAATGTTCAACAGGGTTGAGTGTCATACCTCAAACTTGGGCCCGCTTTGTCGCTGGGGGATCGGTTTCATCATCATTTGTGACCAGGGACCGAAGCGGGCTCATCTTCTGCACCATCCcttcataaaataaatgctaTCTCCTTTATTTCTGAAATAATACTCTACTGTCAAACGATCGAGGCTTTCTGACAAGTGGTCCCCGTAATTTACACACGTCTttgattttccatttttttttaaagacgaTCGTTTACATGTTTCCGCTCaccaaaattggaaaaaaatgtcataaagtTTGTCACGAGTTTACAATTATCAGTGTGTTTCACGCCATTGCCTTTGTTAATACTTAGATTAATTTCATagcgttttttttatttacatcacgaaaatacaaatttagggctcaaatattttttgtttgtgtttcaCTTTTTTCAGAATCTGAACAATTTGAGGAAATTAGTGTCACtctattcagaaaataaaacacatcAAATCAGcctctttaaatatttaagtcAATAAATGTCAATGTACATCTACCGGGGGAAGCATATATTCGCCAAACTTGGCAGCTATGTGCGAAAAATCGAAAGGAGTTCATTATGTATAAAGGATCGCCTAAACCTAGGGACTTGGTACCCattgtcacattgacagctaaCGGTTTCACTCCAggggaaggttttttttttatatctttgtcTGAAGACCagttataaatgttttattgcaGTATCCGAAATATCTCAGCAGTTTTTACATGCTGAACTACAAACTTTTCACCATACAAATTCAGGGCAAAATCGTGAGTGCATGAATCAAATTTATAAATGGGGAAACAAATTAACGGAAATCTCATTAATTAAACTTCATCAGACGGTAAAATCCGATCATAATACATTCAGACCATCGAGGGATGCACCCCGGGGTGACAATGCTTGTCAGGTTCTATGGTCATCATATCTGCTCTCCGCTCGAGACGGACCCAAAAAAGGATCCCTCAAATCCCAGAATAAGACGAAAATTGGAGAGAGAGGACAGCCCGCTGTTTGGTTCGATTTTTGTCAATTCTTCTATCAGCGACTAATTGGGAGACTGATCAGTAGTAAAAACAACTCGTTCCGTTAGAGAACTGATTTACAATGGCGCTATAATGGCCCCGGACAAACAAGGTAACGAGTCTGCTCTCagcttttaaaaactttcattGTGGGTCACCGCGAAATATCACACCTTCTGCACAAGGTGCGCCCCGTTTCCAGGTAAAAATCGTACCTGCTCCCTGCCTTAAATAAAGAATATTGTGGAATTGATGCTCGTTGACACtttaaagtttatttaatataaaatcactCGGTTTGTTTGACATTTCGGGATTCCATTCATCACGTTTACCGGtgttacaaatatttaatcatgTCATCTGAGCCGGGCAGATTGCAATCACGTACACCCGTACAACTTGAtcggggaggggggagggggcaatAACTCGCACGGTAGTGGTGTATCAACGCATGTAATTGTGTACTGTGGGGCATTTTCACGCAATATGCATATCAAACGCAGTAAAACATAAATTTGACAGTATTTTTATCTTGTCCATCAATATCAGATTAATCTCGAAATTGCTTgtaaaaaagatatgaaaaatgCTTCGCATTTTTATTGACCAATTTGAAATTAGACATAAAACGTTATGtgtttttttctcataatttaATGCATAAGAGTTAAAATTTCGTTTTGCGTTTTTgtctattttcaaattattatatTCAATCCGGTTTAATATTTGTGAGTCCAAGTCTTGAGTTGAATAATAAAACCATAACACTAAATTcagttaataaaatatatattcatatcaaaaaatatattcatacatgtaatgcttctctcatattttaaatacaataatttacaaaaatatcacAAGTTGCTGTCTGCATAAAGTCCGGGATCACGGAAACATCTCGTAGGAATAGCCCTCTGAAGTGTCCGAGAAATCCTCGGCCGTCGCGGACTGGAGGCGTCcattgtacattgtattgtTCCAGGCACGGTGTCCGCAGACCATGTTGGAATGAATCGGAGAGACTTCGGAGTACGTGGAGAGAGGCGAGGTGACAGGGGAGCTGCTGGTGAGACTCTCCGGGGACGTGGGGTAAGACGGAAACAGAGAATGGAAGACGACGTTGTTTGTAGTTTGAACACTGTTCCCTTGCGGTAGCACTCTGTTAGCCATGAAGTCCACAAAGTGTCCACTGATGGGTTCACTGGTCGGTGGCACAAAGTCGTTATAACACCGGCTATGTTTATCGCTCACGGCACACGGCGCCGGACCCACCTCCTGCTTCACTCCGGAACTAACCAACATTTGAGTGTCAGGAACTCCGTCCTGGTCGGGAATTTTCTCCAGAAGTTCCAGGGTCTTTGACAGAGTCCATATGTAGTTGTAAGCCATCCTAAGGGTCTCGATCTTTGTCAGTTTGTTGTCCCCTGTGGCACTCTCCGGAAGGACTTTCCTCAGACTCTCCAGCGCGTCGTTCAGTCCGTGCATGCGGTTTCGCTCTCTGTCGTTTGCTTTTACTCTCCTGGTCTTCTTGATTTTCTCCACCAATGCCGGACTTCTGTCTCTTTTCCTGGACTTGTTATAGCGTTTGCGCTTCGTTGTAGAGGTTTCTGTCGTCTGTTTGGGGGAAGCGTTGACGGCTGGTGAATTTTCTTTGGTAAAAACATCGCTGTAGTCTGCATCCAAGAAGTCTATCTCTGACACCGACCCAGCCCTAGACACTGAGGATCTGGACGAGTAAGATGAAGAAGAGCTGAAGTTTATCTCAGTTCT
This portion of the Magallana gigas chromosome 7, xbMagGiga1.1, whole genome shotgun sequence genome encodes:
- the LOC105335420 gene encoding neurogenic differentiation factor 1; the protein is MSAEFSNDMVFSPRTEINFSSSSSYSSRSSVSRAGSVSEIDFLDADYSDVFTKENSPAVNASPKQTTETSTTKRKRYNKSRKRDRSPALVEKIKKTRRVKANDRERNRMHGLNDALESLRKVLPESATGDNKLTKIETLRMAYNYIWTLSKTLELLEKIPDQDGVPDTQMLVSSGVKQEVGPAPCAVSDKHSRCYNDFVPPTSEPISGHFVDFMANRVLPQGNSVQTTNNVVFHSLFPSYPTSPESLTSSSPVTSPLSTYSEVSPIHSNMVCGHRAWNNTMYNGRLQSATAEDFSDTSEGYSYEMFP